One genomic window of Desulfovibrio psychrotolerans includes the following:
- the pstA gene encoding phosphate ABC transporter permease PstA has translation MASTFGFDEKAMRARRHARERRFRAYAITAIALAGLFLVFFMVDISIKGASAFRQGELLITVNYSPEIYANPNMALDPEVAQIVSRSFIRLIPSMMDEDSTLSGTTRELWVLASADTDQYMKERPNRLKPRQQKLVDSMMQQGTAKLAFNTGFFTSGDSKLPELAGIFSAAVGSFYVLLLTLLFSFPVAVMCAIYLEEFAPDNRLTQIIEVNINNLAAIPSIIYGLLGLAIFINFMGVTRSSVLVGGLTLSLMTMPSIIISTRAAIRSIPPSIREAALALGATPLQVVWHHVLPLSLPGILTGTIIGLSRAMGETAPLLIVGMMAYIPDVATSFSSASTVLPAQIYTWASDSQRAFAERTAAGIMVLLVLLLSMNATAIWLRNKYERKW, from the coding sequence ATGGCATCTACCTTCGGATTTGACGAAAAAGCCATGCGCGCCAGGCGGCACGCACGGGAACGGCGCTTTAGGGCTTACGCTATCACCGCCATTGCGCTTGCGGGACTCTTTCTGGTGTTCTTCATGGTGGATATCTCCATAAAGGGTGCTTCCGCCTTCCGGCAGGGTGAACTGCTTATCACGGTAAACTACTCACCGGAAATTTACGCCAACCCCAACATGGCGCTGGACCCGGAAGTAGCCCAGATTGTCTCCCGCAGCTTCATCCGCCTCATTCCCTCTATGATGGACGAGGACAGCACCCTTTCCGGCACCACGCGCGAACTCTGGGTGCTCGCCAGCGCGGATACGGACCAGTACATGAAGGAGCGCCCCAACCGGCTTAAACCCCGCCAGCAAAAGCTCGTGGACTCCATGATGCAGCAGGGCACGGCCAAGCTCGCCTTCAATACCGGGTTCTTCACGTCGGGCGATTCCAAGCTGCCTGAACTTGCGGGCATATTCTCCGCCGCAGTAGGCTCCTTTTATGTGCTGCTGCTCACCCTGCTGTTCAGCTTCCCGGTGGCGGTCATGTGCGCCATCTATCTGGAAGAATTCGCTCCGGATAACCGCCTGACCCAAATCATAGAAGTAAACATCAACAACCTTGCGGCCATTCCCTCCATCATCTACGGGCTGCTGGGTCTGGCCATCTTCATCAACTTCATGGGCGTCACCCGTTCTTCCGTACTGGTGGGCGGCCTCACGCTCTCGCTCATGACCATGCCTTCCATCATCATCAGCACGCGCGCGGCCATACGCTCCATCCCGCCTTCCATACGCGAAGCCGCGCTGGCACTGGGCGCAACGCCCCTGCAGGTGGTGTGGCACCACGTGCTGCCACTGTCGCTGCCGGGCATTCTCACGGGTACCATCATCGGCCTTTCCCGCGCCATGGGCGAAACCGCGCCCCTGCTCATCGTGGGTATGATGGCCTATATCCCGGACGTCGCCACCAGCTTCTCCAGTGCCTCCACCGTACTCCCCGCGCAGATATACACATGGGCCTCAGACTCTCAGCGCGCCTTTGCAGAACGCACCGCCGCAGGCATCATGGTCCTGCTCGTCCTGCTGCTGAGCATGAACGCCACGGCCATATGGCTGCGCAACAAGTACGAGCGCAAATGGTAG
- a CDS encoding late competence development ComFB family protein: MSDKQHRYRIGTADFSAIRNRNETRVLRMMEKVMSEPPGYQPDELSLHDIYALALNALPPRYTQTGTIVLRDPVKDEEILAAVRNAFAVVVQNPKY, from the coding sequence ATGTCGGACAAGCAGCACAGATACCGCATCGGCACCGCAGACTTTTCCGCAATACGCAACCGCAACGAAACCCGTGTCCTGCGCATGATGGAAAAAGTCATGAGCGAACCGCCCGGATACCAGCCGGACGAGCTTTCGCTGCACGATATTTACGCCCTTGCCCTCAATGCCCTGCCCCCGCGGTACACCCAGACGGGAACCATTGTCCTGCGCGACCCCGTGAAAGACGAAGAAATACTCGCCGCCGTGCGCAACGCCTTTGCCGTGGTGGTACAAAATCCCAAATATTGA
- a CDS encoding histidinol-phosphatase, which produces MITVDTHIHTHFSHGKASVQEMFDAALAKGMKVFGFSEHSPRPDGFDYPTDYKQKLTAAWPDYLRQVSALKENPQGVQVLLGIEMDWTVGQEDYIRQKLAADPFDYVIAGIHFLDTWGFDFAPQDWAYWSDDEKFARYEAFFETMTHMAQTGLFDIVAHPDIIKIFSVDAFTRWMQTASAKDAVRSALCAVQKAGMAMEVSSAGLRKLCAEIYPCPFFMETARDLHLPISFGSDAHSTASVGYAFTVLETYARTYGYSQSVFFEKRTMQVRAF; this is translated from the coding sequence ATGATCACCGTAGACACACACATCCACACCCACTTCTCCCACGGAAAGGCCTCCGTGCAGGAAATGTTTGATGCGGCACTGGCTAAGGGCATGAAGGTGTTCGGCTTTTCCGAGCACTCCCCGCGCCCGGACGGATTCGACTACCCCACCGACTACAAGCAGAAACTCACCGCCGCATGGCCGGACTACCTCCGGCAGGTTTCCGCCCTTAAGGAAAACCCGCAAGGCGTTCAGGTGCTGTTGGGCATAGAGATGGACTGGACCGTCGGGCAGGAGGACTATATCCGCCAAAAGCTCGCCGCAGACCCCTTCGATTACGTCATCGCGGGCATCCACTTTCTGGATACGTGGGGATTCGACTTCGCCCCGCAGGACTGGGCATACTGGTCGGACGATGAAAAATTCGCCCGCTACGAGGCCTTTTTCGAAACCATGACCCACATGGCGCAGACAGGTCTTTTTGATATCGTCGCCCACCCGGACATCATCAAGATTTTCTCCGTGGACGCCTTCACCCGCTGGATGCAGACCGCCTCCGCAAAAGATGCCGTCCGCAGCGCCCTTTGCGCCGTCCAAAAGGCAGGCATGGCCATGGAGGTCTCCTCCGCAGGCCTGCGCAAACTGTGCGCCGAAATCTACCCCTGCCCCTTCTTCATGGAAACCGCCCGCGACCTGCACCTGCCCATAAGCTTCGGCTCAGACGCGCATTCCACGGCCTCCGTGGGCTACGCCTTCACTGTTCTGGAAACCTACGCCCGCACATACGGCTATTCCCAAAGCGTCTTCTTTGAAAAACGCACCATGCAGGTCAGAGCGTTCTGA